The following DNA comes from Magnolia sinica isolate HGM2019 chromosome 18, MsV1, whole genome shotgun sequence.
TTGCAGAACATGGCTTCGCTACCTTCGACTTTTGGGTCCCTCTCATGAACACTTCCAGGAACCACCTCAGACAGCATTCCGGATTCTAAGCCACAACTTTCTCCACCGTAGATGTCAAATGGTTTATAGTTTAGATCCAACTGTCAGGTTTTTCATAGATGTCAAATGGTTTGTACTTTAGATCCAACTGTCAGGTTTTTCAGAAATACGACTCCCTCCCTATTCATGAAATCCAAAACATCCCCTGCTTTGAATTCCTTGCCTGCAGACTTGTAAAGATGAACAGCCGCACTTAGAAGAAACCCGTCTGGTTTTACAGACCCATTAATATGTTCAAAGAATGAGATCCCTTCATCAACATATCCATAGTCCATATAACCCCTCAGCATTGATCGATAACACAGTAGATCGGGACTCAAACCAGCTTCCGTGATATTTATATAAACTCTTTCTGCATCATTCATTGATCCTGCCTTTGTGAGAGCGGACAGGAGATGGTTGAAATGAGCACAGGAAGGGTGGATACCTTCCTTCCGCATCGTGTGAATAATCTCCTCCGCTTCCAAATATTTCTGGCTCTTGGAATATGCTCGAACAAGTGCAAGGTAGGTGAAGGAATCCGGAGCATGGCCATCCCTCTTCATGGACTCAAAAACCTTCTCCGCTTCGAGATGATGTCCTGTGGTGGCATAGACATTGATCATGGTGTTGTAGCTGATCTGCATCGTCACGGAAGAAAATGCCCATGTAAACACCTCTTTATGCCATTGCGGGCCTCCTCATAAGTGCTCAATAGGAGGGGCAGAAGCAACAAGCAGCAGATTCATGTGAAATGAAGCAAGCAAGCTATTGGTATAATAAAttcattttccctttcattttgaaaaaaataaaaatgccataAACAgagtaaataaatcagaaatggGAAGCTCCCAAAAACACCCTCATTGGAAGACACCCGTGCTCTCcgacccacacactcacacaacccAACCAGCAGCTTTGCTGCCAAGGCAATACATCATTCAGTATCATGAAGAAACTTATTATAGTTTCTCCCTTCTCTTAAATGATACGGAGTCAGACATGGCCATGAGTTGTCCGACGCAGCAACCCTGGGACGCCAATACAGGCACGTACAAACTATCACATCACAGCATTAGATTGTGTATTATCACAGTGTACTAGAAGAAAACATCATGTTGAAACAAGATTACTGGAAAAATAGAAATACATGAAAAATGATATTAGTAATATgtcaaaagaaaagggaaaagaaaatcattactatcataatcatcatagccttgttccAGCTATTTGGGGTAAGCTAAGAGATTTTCCTTGTTACATAAAAGGAGGGCTCATATCAGGTGGGGAGCCGGTAATCAAACCTTTTGCCAAGAAAATTATGAGAAAAACCACCACATAGCTAGGGGATCTGGTATTTCCAAATCAAACGTAACTTGACAGCAGGACCGTTAAATAAGTGAATGAATGATGAATAAATAAAACTCAAGATCAGGATCATTGCattcatttaaaaaagaaaaaaagaaaaagaagagagagccATTTGTTAATTATTTTAGTTGCCAGTAATGGCTCATGTTTCAGtgttatgggaaaaaaaaaatttatcttttataaAGCCATTTAGAAATGCACATACCTTTCCAGGCCtaattccttcttcttgcatCTTGCTAAATAGAAGGGAAGCCTCTTCACTCTTACCTGCAAATGAGAGGAATATGGTTACAAGATAATGGATGTTTTAAGCTTACAAAGAATGATATTTGAAATCAACTATACCAAATCAGTGAAAGTACAAATCAACCCACAACAGCAACTATTAATGGTTAATAAAACAAAATTCTATGCATGGTTCTACAGTCCAAATTCTCTTTCAGAAGTTTCTATAATATCAAGTGCTCAACTCTTATTTCCATCCTTTTTCATTCACAGTTTCATTATGGCATTCAAAGAGTATGATTAAGCAGGGGAATAATGCTTACCAGCTTTACCATAATAGAGAATCATGTTAGTATATGCTTTCTCATCAACCACGACATCCGAGCTGCATGCCATGCTGAACATCTCAATAGCCTTGTCCAACTTTCCACCTCGGCCATATACACTGCATTCATGAAccaccacccaaaaaaaaaaacataatcacATTGATTGGAAGGAGAGGCACTAAGGGAAATCAAAAGTTCTGCTGAGAAgcacaaccttttttttttttctgtttcttttttctattttcattttgaCGATTATTAATGATCCTCTGCATTCTTACCTAATCATAGTGCTATATGTCTGAATTGAAGGAGCGGTGCCTGAAGAAATCATACGATCATATATGCTGGCAGCGAAGTGCAACTTACCTGCAAGAATAATGTCATTTTCAGATGATGTGGATAGACATGGTTACCAAATTCATTACACAAGCTTTCTTAGGCTTTATAGAAATTTTAAGAAGAAACATCGCCCAACCTGCTTCTAGCATTGCCTTGATATAGGTATTGTATGCAACAGTATCAAGCTCCACGCCACCCTGAAAACTGGTATGGATAATATTTTCTGCCTCTTGGTACTTGCCTGGAATTGGGTCATTAGCTATCAATATATAAGCATGAATGTCCCGATAAACAAAACAGGGCATAATAATAGAACCTATAGCTATGCACTAGAATTCCTGAACCCGTAAAAAAGATGGAagaagatgttgagatggatgagtggcaagacaaggatagaattagaaatgaatgcattcgaggaaaCTTAGGTGTAGCACCAatatgtaataagatgagggaaagtagacttagattgttctctgatccagactgttcatctgacAAGAACAACCATGTATGAGGGATGCCCAAAAATCTAGGAGATAGTTGGGGCAACTGCTACTCATAGTATCGGGGCAAAAGGTAAATCTGGCTAAGTGTGAGTTGCTTGGTTGGTGGGTGGTGGACAAAAAAGTCTTCCATCTACAGGGTGTCAGCTTGGAAGGGTACCTAGAGTACGAGATTGAACTTCATGAAAGGTGTGGCCTTCTCTTTGGGGAATGGAGATAACATTTGATTCTGGGAATATGCTTGGAGGGGAGATGTGCCTCTGTGTCTCTTTCTCGGCTATTGCCCGCCTTGCTTTGGATTGGCATGTCATGATCAATCGTTGTTTTGAGATCCATGGTGGTACAGTTGTGTGGTTTCCACCTTGTCACCGGGCTCTTTGAGATGACGAGATAGAGGAATATACTGCACTTCTGGAGTTTCTCCATCTTTGTTGGCCCCAGATTGATGAAAAGGATAGCTTGGTTTGGCCCATGGAGAAGTCAGGATGTTTCTcagttctttttattttatgcttCGGTCTGATGTGACAAAGTGTGGAAAGACGACCCATGTATGGCACTATGGTGCTCCCCCCAAGATCGGAGCCTTCAGGTGGTTAGCGGGAAGGAACAGAGTGCTGACGATAGATAACCTTCAAAAGCATTCTATGATCATCTCAAATGTTTCTCCTTTGCATGTCCGATGGTCGACCACCTTTTTATTCATTGCTCCTATTCTAGTAGCATATGGGCCCCCTCCTACGTCAGATTCAACGCTGTGTGGGTCATGTCATGTGATATTGGTGACTAATTAGTTGAGTGGCACGGGGTTTCTCTTCGCAACAAGCATCGGGCGGTGTGGAGACTGTCTCCTTGCAGGTCTTTGGGGGATCTGAGGTGAGATGAATGGGCAGTGCTTTCGCAATGTTTGTTGAGATGACAAGGGGGTAGCCTCTCATGTTTGGGAAAGTGTTGTGGAGTGGGCTGGGTGTAAGAGGTGGCTGGATTaataattttcctttttttttttttcttttctctttgttttctGCCTTATACGCTACCTCAGCGCTTTCCAATGAAAGTTatcttaaaattaaataaaaaaaaaaactgccgcCCATAGTAGAGGTGATTGTCTGGATTGCTGAGACATGGGTCCACTTGGGTGTTATGGGTGCTTCAAGACACAAACATGATGATGCATCAGGACCCAACTATTCTTCTTATTTGTCTTGGGTGTACACCCCTGCAGTCTGAGTACTAAATGGACTAATCATATAATATCTTGGAGTTCATGCCAAACATAGCTTCCACAGTTAGATGTCATCAAAGAACATTTGAAGAAGGTGCCAAGTAGAGTATTTACTGTTCCTAATGTAGCTATTAGTAAGCATACCATAGTTTGTCAAAGCATTCATGATAATGCTGATAGTAACAGCATCGTGATTATGCCCTTGCTCAACCATTTCTCTGTAAAGGTGGCTTGCTTCGTCCGGTTTACTGCATTTTGTGTAGGCAGCAATCATAGACCTATATACAGGCCTTCCAATTGGAGGGGAAGCTGACACTGCTCCAAACACTTCTTGGGCTTGTCTCAGCTGCTGCCGTCTTCCATAGAAACTAATAAGAGAAGCTATTGCTGCATCCTCAGGCTGGCAACCTAGGCTGATTACTTGATGATAGAGAGACTCAGCTTTAGATATATCACCTGTCAACCcagataattaaaaataaaaatcaatgttaGTTCGTAGGAAACACCCAAGGCATCTTGCAGGCCTTGGTCATGGAACCCTGAAATGTCTGTGCAGTCCGCCAAGTTCAAGATGAAGTGTTGCTTTAGAGGGATTATCAGGTCTTGATGTATCAAGATGTGAATAGTTTCCTGATGTGGGCCGGTCTGTATAGGTAGAACCCAGGGTCAgcaatccaggccattgatctgaCAGCCCAACAGTGGATGGGGGTcacccaaaaatttcccagatcaGAAGATTGTATCCATCTACTCTTTGGTCTTTCTTCCCAGgctcttcatgtttttttttttttttttatttataaattttaattattatttttttaattattaattattcTCTCCATCATCTATTTGTAGTCCACTGGTAGaaggttaggattgtcaaatCTGGGAGTTCTTTTTAAAAGGCTCCTTCCAtggtcagatcaacagtctggatcgccAAAGCATGGGCAAAGACTAATGCACCAGAACATTTTCCGCATCTTGACACATCAGGACCTGATAATTCCTCATTGCTTCAACTCCATCACTTCCATACATAGGATAGGTACAACAAAAGGCCACATTGTGAGTTCCCTACCTTCTTTGGTAAACTTGCTGATGAGTTGGCTGGCTACTGACAAGCCACCTGCATTCTCCAGCAGAGATTTCAGCATTCGACTAGCCTTCAGGGCATCTCCGTTTGCTAAATACAAAGTAAGCATCTGACCAAGAGCCACAATGTCAGGCTGCTCAAATGCCTTGAATGTGTCCTCTGCCTGCTGAAGGCTTCCACATTCTCCATACATGGCCATCAAAGATGTCTGTACGAACTTATCCGCACCCAGCCCAACACTTTCCATCTCTGCTGATAGTTTTTCAGCATCGCTCATCATCCCCTCTTTGCAGTATACCTTCATGACAGTCCTGTAAAGGTCCTCATCAAATGGTATTTGATCTTTCTTCATCTGGACAATGAATGCCTTGGCCTTTTCCAGCAAACCAGTTCGAATATACAAATTGAGTATGTGATTACAGGAAGCGGCATCAGGAATGCTGGCCTTGTATAGATCCTGAAACGTAACTTCAGCAGACCCCACATCTTCCTTAAATGCGTAACACTGAAGCAATgcgcaatatgcaaatcttgagaACTCCACATTTCTAGACCTCATCAGCTCCAAAATGTCTAAACCTTTCTCATAATTCCCAGCATTTAGATGAACATGTGCCATTGCAACGTATGTTCTCTCATCCTTAAGAAGACCCAATTGCTCGATCTCTTCAAAGGTTTTCATTGCATCATCATATAGGCCAAGCTTACCATATATTCTAATGAGTATACCATAGATGACTTCATCAGCAGTGATGTTGTTTTTCTCCATCTCTGAGAAGAGTGAGAGAGCTTTAGAATAATCACCCTTTTTGTAGTACAAATTTAGAAGAGAAGCACAGGTATAGTTACTTGGTACGATTCCCCAAGATTTCATGTCTTCGTAAAGTTCCAATGCCTCATCCCGATCACCCTGTTTGGCAACTAGGCTGATCAGAAGGCTGTATGTTACCTCTTCAGGCATGAATCCcgattttttcattttattaaatGTATCAAAAGCCTCCTCTGTGAGGCCTTCTTTGGCATATGAGCTTATGGAAATAGTGTAAGTGAAATGGTTGGGCTCCACCCCTGCAGCAACCATCTGCTTCCACAACTGGATCACCTTCCCATGTAGTGTTTTCTTTTGCAAAGAGGAAATCATGAAATTGTACACTGCGACAGATGGGAAGATCCCTCGCACATGCACGGCAGAATAAAATGACATCATCTCTCTATGGCGTCCCCACCTAGCATAGGTGCACAACATAGTACCACAAGCAACTTCATCTGGTTCACATCCTGCTTCAAGCATCTCCAAAAATGTCTGTTCAGCAAGTTGGATCTTTCCAACCTGGCCGTACATCCGCAGCACTATTGTGTAGACAATTACGCTGGGCCTATAGCATAGCTGCCTTGTGCAAAGGAGTAATCATGATGAGTTAAAAGGAAATTCTTCTCCTGTTTCAACTTGTAGAATAATTATGCAATGAACTCCATCATTTGAAAAAGCGAAAGGCAGTCCATGGAGAAAGAGTAACATGATCTAAGATGTCTCCACTCGAGGAGTCAATTAAATGAATGTGGCACTTCTCTCTAAGCATTGGAAACCCAATTATCAAAATCAATCTATACAATCATAACTCCCTATCAAAATTCAAATACAAACAAAAAACCGACCTACAAATCAATCCAATTATCAACACTTCCTATCAAAATTGGAAACCCAAATCGAAAAtcacaataaaaaagaaaatccacCTGCAATTTCATCCAAGCGAAGAAATCCCTGACTTGTCGCCACCCCTTCTGCTCCTTCAACACCACGCACATCTCCCTGGACGTCAGCTTCGCAACAAAAGAACCCATCACTTCCCTTATATCATACGACCCTTCCGCCCGCGTCGACAGATTCCTCACCATCCGTATCGCTGCCACGACATGCTTCCCGTACAGGTGCCCGTCCCTGTCGTCTTCCAAGAACTGGGCCATCTGCTCCGGAGTCCGCCGAATCCATTTCGGGGTCTGGGCGTGGGAACCCTGGTTCTTGCGCAGCTGGCTGAGGTACCGGGCCTTGGCGTGGATGATGCGGCGGGCGTTGTCATCGGAGAGGGGCTTTTTCGGAATTTTCCTGTAGGGTTTTGATCTGGGGTTTTGGTTGTTGCCATTGCTGAGAGTCCAAGGGTCTGATGACAGAGAGCAGAGGATTGGTTTTTTCGGGATTTTGGGGGTTTCCAAGGGGTAAAAATGGAAAGGGTTTTGTGGGGGTGAGAGAGGCAGAGGAGAGAGAAATGGGGTTTTGATGAAATCCATTTACAGCGGTTTTGGGAGGGAGAGTTTCAGACGCTGGCATTAGAGAGAAGATAAAAGAGAGAGTGAGCATTCAGaagctgaagtgggccacacatcatgacAGATATTCCAAACTGTCACCCATTAGAGGATCCTGACCATTTGATAATTTCTAATGTGACATGGGTCACAGGTTGTAATCTTTAGGGTGttttggatggctaagatcatctgaTAGAGGTGGGCCAGTTCCATCATGcatgatggggctcacatatGAAAAGCCTAAATTAATTGGGCAATGGGGACCATTATTTAATTATACCTCGTTCAGATTCGGACAGTTTCATTCGTGAACCATGGCTCGCAGATTGTCGGACCGTCGGCCTAGCATATTGGGGAGTTATTTCATAATCCGACGCagcgtgatggttgatacgcggGCACTTATGAGTTATGCACGTGGCATGCTCTAATCCAATTTCAATCATCTAAACGGCGGGACTAATCGAAAATTTTATATTCCGGCACGGATGGGATACTTACTCTTGAAAGCACCAACCTTTATCACTACCGGCTAGAATTAATGGAGCAGCAGGCCTGGTCAAATATAACAGGTCCAATGGAAATCTATCGAGTCCAGTCTAATCTAGTCGATTATAAGACCATTTTAAGTTTTGAACTGAAAATTAGGTTAATCAAAGGctcattgaattcccaccattaaaactttcttatTAGTGGcagtagtttttatttatttatttatattgataTGATATTAGTGTCCTTTTCATCTAAATTTATAGGACCTTATGAACACGTTCAAATAAACAGAGTACTGGctctcaggaaggtttcaaccgtgagtTTCATCATTGTCATGGATGCAGTACACTTAAGTACTACACTTGTCTAATTTTTTTGACTCACACtaaaaaatgatccaaaaaaatgatagGCAAagtagataaaactcatacaccacggtgggcctgCATCCTCGGACCCAATCTGCTTGGGTTCAACAGATGTTTTACTAAATAACTTGCAAAACATGCTGTGTGGGCCAATTGTCTTCCACTGCCATCCAAATAAATCCGGTTGGTATTAATAAGGGCATAATCCAATCCAACATTACACGTGTCTGTTACGTATGGAGGCAGTGAAAAGCACAAAATCTTTATTTCTCTATAGTTTATTGTGCTGTCTATATCATATGCTTGTTTCTTTAGAAAGAGATAAGGGACAATTTAACTATCTAATAAATGCGTCACAATTAGCTGGCTATGCAATTCAATTAGCATACATGCATCGAGGTTAATAATCCATCCGAATTGTAGCCCCACAATTTAAAAAGGGTTTAATTTAagtaataagtttttaatgcaTGTATTATAAACCATTACACTCTTCTTGGCTAACAAAGTTTCTTTAGGCTGTGATTAGGTAAGGGGCTTGAGGGGAACATGTGTAGGAAATCCCATTGGATGGCGCACTTGTCAAATATTTGGGCCATTCATTGGAGACATGGATTGTGTACTAAAGTGTCTTATAGCATGTTGAGTAAACtttgcgggcccaccatgatatatgtctttATTCATGCGGTCTATGTACTTTTTCATATCGTTTTAAggcataagctcaaaattgaagtatatccaaagttcaagtaaacCATACCATTAAAAAAACCAATGGAAATTAAATGTCTATTACTGAAAACTAATCAAGGAAACAAACTcgcatttgtatttttccttgtTTATATTTGTAAGACTTTATGGGCAATttggacaaataaacattattgtgggccttagTCCCACTCTTTCCAATGGTTTGGTCCACTCGTACTTTGGATATACtctattttttggctaatgccctaaaatgagttggaaatacAGATGGACAGTTATTAAGTCATGCATTACAATAAGCCTCGTAGCGTTTGCTTGTAACTTGCTAGGTTACTCGGCACCAAATCTGCATCCATTCATTGGGTAGTGTGCACCAGGATTGCGTATAAAACCAAAGAAGCAGTTTGGTTTGAAGATGCCACCTAATCTATATAGCTCATGAAAACGACGGTTGTGATGAGTGACCCATATTTTAAGGGTTAAGATCATCTCAATGGGGTACTTTTTGCATTACGGTATGAAAGAATGGACAGTAAGCATCCACATTGACTGTCCCACATATCAAGTAAAAGCTTTGGCTGCTAATGTCTCCACCTTAGTATGCTCTGGAAGCTTTTAAATGACTGGTGGGACAGCCAATCATTCATCCGGACAGTCCATTCATCTTTTCTACCACCAGGGGCCAGCCAGAGTGGCAAAATCATGCcaattagatgatcctagccatccaaccaaCAGCATGAAATTGGACAGTCAAGATCGGGCACGGAAACATAATAGTTCTCATCACCATCTTGGAACGTATAATTAACAGGCCCCACCATTAATTGCTTATGAGTCCACAGGAGCACTGTGGTTTGATGATGGTAACCACCCATCTAtggcttaaaaaagaaaaaagaaaagaaaaaaagaggccgTCCTAACAAAATAACCTACAACCAAAGGGCCAGGATCATTCAACACACATGAATTTTTGCACCATGTCTTTCTCCTAGTGGTAAGAttgaatggacggttcggatcatgagATCCAATCTGGCATGCTTCTCTGGCTAAATAATACATGGCATGCATCATGTAGAGAGTGGAGGTGGCACGCATGGCCCACCTCCTCGAGCATCCACTGAGATGTCATCATAGCCAACCCAGGTGGGGTAGGGTCGCACCCTGGCTGGTCTTCTTTCACCATCTTAGCTAGTACCATGAAAATGGTCACGATCATGAAGTGAGCAGATTACATTAATTTGGTTCCCACGAGATGAGTGGTAGGAAACAAAACTCGTGATTGTTGGGCCGCTGTCCATGGCACTGCCAGCTAAACATGCCGGGAGAACAGGAATATGGTAGAGCCCTCTTATTAGATTACACGTGGCAGGTTATCTTTCAATCTCTACCGTAATGCAATCCGGACCATCCGTGAATCGAGCATTGACTGAGATTTGATTATCTAAAACCATCTATGGTTGCTTGTTGTATTCTGGCCTATATGCATtttaattttaaccgtccatctgatgggcaGTAATTGGATGGGGAGGATCGATAGAATCGGTTGAATTTTGGGTTATATGCTTCATCAGGTTAGCAGTGGGGCCCAAGGGCGTgttcataatgggacccacatgctgaaTGGCCCGGCTTGCACACTGTACAATGTTGCCACGTGTCCCACCGCCTATTCAATCTCTCCTTTTGTAATGTGGTTTCGTAAAATTTTAACAAGATCTGAGCCGTTGAGTAATCTCACATGAAGCTTGTATCCTGCAAAATCATGAACATGAATTTGTCCAGACCGAAGATGAAAGAAATCTTCGGATTTACAAGCTTTTAGTCGTGCCCATGTGCCAAAGTGTCGTATGTGTGAGAGATCAAagtcattcatcaaatgggccccaccaggtagatgtgattgaaaaataaaaaaatgtgatGCCTGCCCACTGATTGGTTGAGCTGCAGCTAACAAACAAAAGGATATGGCAAATACATTCAACCAAAGTTTTTGTTTCTATATGGCCCTTTAATAAGTGATattgacctgattttttgggAGATGTCTAAAATGTGGGACCCAGATGATGGGCAGCTTGAATTTCTCACACGTATGCCACGTTGGCATGTTGAGTTGGACTGTATGGCTCTCTTATACGCGCATATGGCCTTAGCAAACCTCAGTACTAATCCCTGCTGTGTATCATGTCGAGTGCAGTGTCTCATATTATGCACTCAAGCAACGTATATGCGGCCTGCATGTAAATCCAAtcaagccgtccatttcatttaTCACGcttcatatgggccatatatcaACAATTACACAGCATTTGTTTCCTAAATGATGACCGTAAAAAATGAAAACCTACTAACGGTCAGGATTCAACAAAAGAATGACCATCAATAAGTGGtttcaaccatccaataaatCTTATTTTCACTTTATGATTACGATCTATCTACATCGGTCCCATGATTTTATTGCGTTATAGTTATATGTCCGCGAATTGTACAGA
Coding sequences within:
- the LOC131233857 gene encoding pentatricopeptide repeat-containing protein At5g27270, with the translated sequence MDFIKTPFLSPLPLSPPQNPFHFYPLETPKIPKKPILCSLSSDPWTLSNGNNQNPRSKPYRKIPKKPLSDDNARRIIHAKARYLSQLRKNQGSHAQTPKWIRRTPEQMAQFLEDDRDGHLYGKHVVAAIRMVRNLSTRAEGSYDIREVMGSFVAKLTSREMCVVLKEQKGWRQVRDFFAWMKLQLCYRPSVIVYTIVLRMYGQVGKIQLAEQTFLEMLEAGCEPDEVACGTMLCTYARWGRHREMMSFYSAVHVRGIFPSVAVYNFMISSLQKKTLHGKVIQLWKQMVAAGVEPNHFTYTISISSYAKEGLTEEAFDTFNKMKKSGFMPEEVTYSLLISLVAKQGDRDEALELYEDMKSWGIVPSNYTCASLLNLYYKKGDYSKALSLFSEMEKNNITADEVIYGILIRIYGKLGLYDDAMKTFEEIEQLGLLKDERTYVAMAHVHLNAGNYEKGLDILELMRSRNVEFSRFAYCALLQCYAFKEDVGSAEVTFQDLYKASIPDAASCNHILNLYIRTGLLEKAKAFIVQMKKDQIPFDEDLYRTVMKVYCKEGMMSDAEKLSAEMESVGLGADKFVQTSLMAMYGECGSLQQAEDTFKAFEQPDIVALGQMLTLYLANGDALKASRMLKSLLENAGGLSVASQLISKFTKEGDISKAESLYHQVISLGCQPEDAAIASLISFYGRRQQLRQAQEVFGAVSASPPIGRPVYRSMIAAYTKCSKPDEASHLYREMVEQGHNHDAVTISIIMNALTNYGKYQEAENIIHTSFQGGVELDTVAYNTYIKAMLEAGKLHFAASIYDRMISSGTAPSIQTYSTMISVYGRGGKLDKAIEMFSMACSSDVVVDEKAYTNMILYYGKAGKSEEASLLFSKMQEEGIRPGKISYNTMINVYATTGHHLEAEKVFESMKRDGHAPDSFTYLALVRAYSKSQKYLEAEEIIHTMRKEGIHPSCAHFNHLLSALTKAGSMNDAERVYINITEAGLSPDLLCYRSMLRGYMDYGYVDEGISFFEHINGSVKPDGFLLSAAVHLYKSAGKEFKAGDVLDFMNREGVVFLKNLTVGSKVQTI